Within the Dechloromonas denitrificans genome, the region GCCCGGCATCCATGCTGGTGGCTTGCGCTACCACGGCGATTCGCCGCTCGTTTCGCAGTTGCTGCATGAAGGGCGGATCGAGGCGCTGGCCGTGCCGCAGGTCGCCACCTTCGAGGCCGGCGTGCAGTTCGCCCGGGCCGAAGGCATCATCCCGGCGCCCGAGTCCTGCCACGCCATTCGCGCCGCCATCGACGAGGCGCTGAAGTGCAAGGTGACCGGCGAAGCGAAAACCATCCTGTTCAGCCTGACCGGGCACGGCCATTTCGACATGGCGTCCTACGACAAGTATTTTTCCGGTCAGCTGGAAGATTTCGACTACCCGGCCGAAGCGATTGTCGAATCGCTGAAGCATCTGCCCAAGGTCGGCTGAATCCGTGAAAATCCTCGTTTTTCTGCTCGTCCTCGGCAATCTGTTGTTCTACGCCTTCAGCGCCGGCTACTTCGGCCGGCCGGACAACCCGGATGCGGTACGCCTCGACAAGCAGGTCCTGCCCGAGCGCATGCGCATCGTCTCCCGGGGCGAAGCGCCGGCCGGGCCGGTCAAGGCGCCGGAGCCGGTAAAGCCGGAACCGGTTGCGGTCGAGGCTAGGGTGGAAGAAACAGCCAAGGCGGAAGTGGTCGCCAAGCCTGCAGAAAAGCCGGTTTGTCTGCTCTGGGAGCATCTCCCGGTCGCCGAGGCCGATCAGCTCGGCACGGTGCTGGCCGGCCGCTTCGCCGAATTCAAACTGGCCCGGCAACTGGTGGCGGCCGAAGGTAGCGGCTGGTGGGTGTTTGTGCCCCCCTTGCCGAACAAGGCGGCGGCTGAAAAGAAGGCCGGGGAATTGCGCCAGTTCGGCGTCACCGACTACTTCATCGTGCCGGACGGGTTTAATCGCTACGCCATTTCGCTCGGTGTCTTTTCCAGCGAGAAGGGTGGACAGGACCGGCTGGCCGAGTTGAAAGACAAGGGCGTTCGCTCGGCCCGCCTGGCGCCACGTCCCGGCAAGGATAGTACGGTCAACCTGCAAGCCAGCGGCCCGGCGGCCGCCAAGGCGGCCTTGTTGGCGGCGGTCGGCAAGGTATTGCCGAAAGCCGAGGCGCAGGGCTGCAAGTGAGCGACTACGTCGTTGGCCTGACCGGCGGCATCGGCAGCGGCAAGTCCACTGTCGCCGAGTTGTTCGTCAAGAACGGGGCGGTCTTGGTCGATACCGATGCCATCGCGCACGAACTGACCGCGGCCGGTGGCGGGGCGATGCCGGCGCTACTGGCCAAGTTCGGCCCCGCGGTGGCCAATGACCAAGGGGCGCTGGATCGCGCCGCGATGCGGCAAAGAGTGTTTGCCAATCCGGCCGCCCGGGCGCAACTGGAGGCGATCCTCCATCCGCTGATTCGCCAGTTGGCCGCCGAGCGCTGCCGGGCCGCCGCCGCACCCTACGTCATTCTCGCCGTGCCGCTGCTGGTTGAGTCAGGCGAGTATCGCCAGCGCTGCCAGCGGATCGTCGTCGTCGATTGCCCGGAAAGCCGGCAAATCGAGCGCGTCATGGCACGGAACGGGTTGTCCGCCGACCAGGTCAAAGCGATCATGGCTGCCCAGGCAACGCGTCAGCAGCGACTGGCCGTGGCTGATGACGTGGTGGTCAATGATGGGGATTTGGCCTGCCTTGCCGGGCAGGTTGATGCCTTGCATCTAAAGTATCTACAACTTTCCGCAGAAATACTTAATGCAAACTGTTGA harbors:
- a CDS encoding SPOR domain-containing protein, with the protein product MKILVFLLVLGNLLFYAFSAGYFGRPDNPDAVRLDKQVLPERMRIVSRGEAPAGPVKAPEPVKPEPVAVEARVEETAKAEVVAKPAEKPVCLLWEHLPVAEADQLGTVLAGRFAEFKLARQLVAAEGSGWWVFVPPLPNKAAAEKKAGELRQFGVTDYFIVPDGFNRYAISLGVFSSEKGGQDRLAELKDKGVRSARLAPRPGKDSTVNLQASGPAAAKAALLAAVGKVLPKAEAQGCK
- the coaE gene encoding dephospho-CoA kinase (Dephospho-CoA kinase (CoaE) performs the final step in coenzyme A biosynthesis.), whose product is MSDYVVGLTGGIGSGKSTVAELFVKNGAVLVDTDAIAHELTAAGGGAMPALLAKFGPAVANDQGALDRAAMRQRVFANPAARAQLEAILHPLIRQLAAERCRAAAAPYVILAVPLLVESGEYRQRCQRIVVVDCPESRQIERVMARNGLSADQVKAIMAAQATRQQRLAVADDVVVNDGDLACLAGQVDALHLKYLQLSAEILNANC